CGGAGCGCAAGCTTCCGGGGGGCTTTAATGATCGCAGCCAATCTCCAAAATGCAGATATACGAAATGCTGATTGGATCGGTGCAGACTTGCGGGATACGGATCTGGGCGGTGCAGACCTGAGAGGTGGCATCTTCCTGACGCAATCGCAGATTAATGCAGCCAAAGGTAATGTGAATACCAAGTTACCTGATCATCTCAACATTCCCTCACACTGGGTGTAGCAAAAACAAAAAAAACAGCTCGGCCTGGATATCCAGGGACGAGCTGTTTGTTATTGAAACGAACTACAGGAACGAAGCAGAATTATAACAAGTCGCGACGAAGATCTTCAGCCGATTTCGGGGACAGGTGACCCAGCGGAATATCAAATACCGTTTTTGCACCCTTATGTCCTTCCACGCTCAAACGTTGTGCGGCTCTCGCATACGCTACAAGTACACTCGCTGTAAATTCAGGATTGCTGTCGAGTTTCAGACCGAATTCAATAATTTGCTTTTGACCGGCACCTGTAACCCCACTGCGAATTACAAATCCACCATGCGGCATACCTTCATGCTCGGATTTCAATTCTTCTTCGGTAATGAACGTTACAGTTGTATCGTAATCTGCAAAGTAGTTAGGCATCGACACAATCGTCTCACGGATCTCATCCTGATTAGCACCATCTTCAGCTACCACATAACATTGACGAAGATGTTTCTCACGTGTAGACAGCTCTGGTGTTTCTCCTGCACGAATGCGGTTGATAACCTCTTCAACAGGAACCGTATACTGCACACCCGCTTTAACACCTGGAACACGACGAATCGCATCCGAGTGACCTTGGCTCACACCTTTGCCCCAGAACGTGTACTCTTTTCCTTCTGGCAGAATGGACTGTGCAAGAAGACGGTTCATCGAGAACAAGCCTGGGTCCCAACCTGTGGAAATGACACTTACATGACCGCCTTGCTCTGCCGCAGCATTCACTTCCTTATAGAATTCAGGAATCTTGGCATGTGTATCGAAGCTGTCTACCGTATTGAACAACTTGGCGATGGCTGGTGTCTGCTCCGGAAGGTCCGTTGCCGAGCCACCACAGAGGATCATAACATCGATCTTGCCTATGTATTGCTCCGCTGCAGAGATATGCTCAAAACGAACTTCTGTGCTTTCAGCGACCATCTGCTCCGGATTACGACGTGTAAACACAGCAATCAGTTCAAGATCCTCGTTCTGGGAAATGGCTTTCTCTACACCTTTACCCAAGTTACCGTAACCAACAATACCCACTCTAATCATGTTCAATCCTCTCCTGTCTTCTTCTATAGTTGTCTATTACTCTATTATAAAGATATAACATACCATGTAACCTGTCAGGTTTCCAGTTCGAAATAAAAATACCTTGCAGCGGTGCAGCAATAATGCGGCTCCGTATGCAAGGTATTATGGCGTTCATTCATTATTTTAGGAAGAAAGAAAGCAGGAACCAACAATAGCCCTTATCTCGTGCTTATGATTCTGTCCAGGTCAACGTCAGTTCAATGACGCCTTCCTGTCCCGCATCCGTCAACTTTTTGGGAAGACCGCCATCATCACCGGTGCTGCACAGGCTAATACATAATTCCTTTTCTTCACCATCCATTACCACTCCTTCTTCTTCGTTTTATGTGCTAATCACGTTCAAACGACTGGATTACAGGCACCGCATGAACGTTATTCTTGACCCATATCACAGATACAGATAATACACTTAAAGACAATAGACAGCTGGCTACCAGTATGGACAGGAATCGGGTGATCACTCTAAACTTTTTCATCCAGCCCTCCTCCTCATCCTGTTCATCATGTGTTTGTGGGATCATCTTACTCATAGGTCACTCGACGTTGGCACTAATTTCATGATTTCGGCAGCGACAATATCCGGCTGACTGTTATGAATATAATGCTCGGCGTCAGGAACAAGTTGCTGGTTTCCTTGTTTTGACCATGAAGCAAATTTTGCTTGATCTGCTTGCCATGCCCGACTCCCCTCACTTGGTTGATCTGATCCGGCCGTCAGGATTGTCAGAGGAAAAGAAAACTGCTTTTTGTTCTCCAGCACACGTGATGCATTGATCTTGGAGTGACGCATCTCATCCATTACGTTATCATTGTAAGCATGCTTCAATGTAGAGATAGTGGCGGCTTTTTTCATTGGCGTAGAAACCAACTTCGGGTCGATGACCAGCGTTGCCATCATCCGATCCGAATGAAGCAGTGTACGCGCTACGCCTGTTTTCACCAGGAATCGAGCTGAAGCAAAATACCATTCGGGCGTATCCATCTCCACCGTACTGTAATATTCAGGACTGCCTCCATCGATCATGACT
The window above is part of the Paenibacillus sp. 1781tsa1 genome. Proteins encoded here:
- a CDS encoding diaminopimelate dehydrogenase; translation: MNMIRVGIVGYGNLGKGVEKAISQNEDLELIAVFTRRNPEQMVAESTEVRFEHISAAEQYIGKIDVMILCGGSATDLPEQTPAIAKLFNTVDSFDTHAKIPEFYKEVNAAAEQGGHVSVISTGWDPGLFSMNRLLAQSILPEGKEYTFWGKGVSQGHSDAIRRVPGVKAGVQYTVPVEEVINRIRAGETPELSTREKHLRQCYVVAEDGANQDEIRETIVSMPNYFADYDTTVTFITEEELKSEHEGMPHGGFVIRSGVTGAGQKQIIEFGLKLDSNPEFTASVLVAYARAAQRLSVEGHKGAKTVFDIPLGHLSPKSAEDLRRDLL
- a CDS encoding alpha/beta hydrolase codes for the protein MKKGLRRGLKVLGGMMFATGLLLLAGTAYEAYQSTQDMKSYPPPGKYYEVSGRNMHLYTAGRGEVTVVFASGWGTPNPYVDFSPLYDKLKSKVKIAVYDRFGYGYSDYTDEPRDVDTISDEIHQLLRTSGQRPPYIMVAHSLGSLETLRFAQRYPDEVAGIVMIDGGSPEYYSTVEMDTPEWYFASARFLVKTGVARTLLHSDRMMATLVIDPKLVSTPMKKAATISTLKHAYNDNVMDEMRHSKINASRVLENKKQFSFPLTILTAGSDQPSEGSRAWQADQAKFASWSKQGNQQLVPDAEHYIHNSQPDIVAAEIMKLVPTSSDL